The proteins below are encoded in one region of Erinaceus europaeus chromosome 15, mEriEur2.1, whole genome shotgun sequence:
- the ZNF24 gene encoding zinc finger protein 24: MSAQSVEEDSILIIPTPDEEEKILRVKLEEDPDVEEGSSIPWNHLPEPEVFRQRFRQFGYQDSPGPREAVSQLRELCRLWLRPETHTKEQILELVVLEQFVAILPKELQTWVREHHPENGEEAVTVLEDLESELDDPGQPVSLRRRKREVLVEEIVSQEETPELPNSELDAVENQLKWASWELHSLRHCDDEARTENGTLAPTQEIPLAVESHEVPGTLNIDVPQIFKYGETCFPKGRFERKRNPSRKKQHICDECGKHFSQGSALILHQRIHSGEKPYGCVECGKAFSRSSILVQHQRVHTGEKPYKCLECGKAFSQNSGLINHQRIHTGEKPYECVQCGKSYSQSSNLFRHQRRHNAEKLLNVVKV, from the exons ATGTCTGCACAGTCAGTGGAAGAAGATTCAATACTTATTATCCCAACTCCAGATGAAGAGGAAAAAATTCTGAGAGTAAAGTTGGAAGAGGACCCTGATGTTGAAGAGGGATCAAGTATCCCCTGGAATCACCTCCCTGAACCAGAGGTTTTCCGACAGCGATTCAGGCAGTTTGGATACCAGGACTCACCAGGGCCCCGTGAAGCTGTGAGCCAGCTTCGAGAACTTTGTCGTCTGTGGCTCagaccagagacacacacaaaagaacAAATCTTGGAGCTGGTAGTGCTGGAGCAGTTTGTTGCCATCCTACCCAAGGAGCTGCAGACGTGGGTTCGAGAGCATCATCCAGAGAATGGAGAGGAGGCAGTGACAGTCCTAGAGGACTTAGAGAGTGAACTCGATGACCCTGGGCAGCCG GTTTCTCTCCGCCGACGAAAACGGGAAGTTTTAGTAGAGGAGATAGTCTCTCAGGAAGAAACTCCGGAGTTACCAAATTCTGAGCTTGATGCAGTGGAAAACCAGCTCAAGTGGGCATCCTGGGAACTGCATTCACTCAGGCACTGTG ATGATGAAGCTAGGACTGAAAATGGAACTCTAGCTCCAACGCAGGAGATCCCTTTGGCAGTAGAATCTCATGAAGTTCCTGGAACTCTGAATATAGATGTTCCTCAGATTTTTAAATACGGAGAAACCTGTTTTCCCAAGGGCAgatttgaaagaaagagaaatccctCTCGAAAGAAACAACATATATGTGATGAATGTGGAAAACACTTCAGTCAGGGCTCAGCCCTGATTCTTCATCAAAGAATCCACAGTGGGGAGAAACCGTATGGATGTGTTGAATGTGGGAAAGCATTCAGCAGAAGTTCCATTCTTGTGCAGCATCAGAGAGTCCATACTGGAGAAAAACCTTACAAATGTCTtgaatgtggaaaagcctttagCCAGAATTCTGGGCTCATTAACCATCAGAGAATCCATACTGgggagaaaccttatgaatgcgTTCAGTGTGGGAAATCCTATAGTCAAAGCTCAAATCTTTTTAGACATCAACGAAGACACAATGCAGAAAAACTTCTGAATGTTGTGAAAGTCTag